The Lactuca sativa cultivar Salinas chromosome 2, Lsat_Salinas_v11, whole genome shotgun sequence genome includes a window with the following:
- the LOC111921603 gene encoding protein FEZ — MDDLMLPGFRFHPTDEELVNFYLKKKIQQRVLPIELIKQVDIYKYDPWDLPNLAPTGEKEWYFYCPRDRKYRNSVRPNRVTGAGFWKATGTDRPIYSSDGTNCIGLKKSLVFYRGRAAKGIKTDWMMHEFRLPSLSPSQSSPPKKILDKSLPPNDAWAICRIFKKTSSMAQRALSHSWVSSLPEHKSSDLYTESNQLSNNPDSRLSSPNSFTALDNPSYTPVNMTTSIVSPFSIQQTDFPRGFMFSTVDISGPITTTTSDVAPSLYNFDPDANKISESMGLGGPQQLFDTFSMNSPQVMQGSIDTTEWVKVRTGAFPLSLPSTVPDDWNLNMPWDSPTCPSQMSTTYSTNECHT; from the exons ATGGATGATCTCATGTTACCTGGTTTTAGGTTTCATCCAACAGACGAAGAGCTTGTTAATTTCTACCTAAAGAAGAAAATTCAGCAACGGGTTCTTCCTATCGAACTTATTAAACAAGTGGATATATACAAATACGATCCATGGGATCTACCAA ATTTAGCGCCCACAGGAGAAAAAGAGTGGTACTTTTACTGTCCAAGGGATCGTAAATACAGGAATAGTGTAAGACCAAACCGTGTTACAGGAGCTGGTTTTTGGAAAGCCACTGGCACTGACAGGCCGATATACTCATCTGATGGCACTAACTGCATTGGTTTAAAAAAGTCTTTGGTGTTCTACAGAGGAAGAGCTGCTAAAGGGATTAAAACAGACTGGATGATGCATGAGTTTCGGTTGCCTTCACTCTCTCCATCTCAATCATCACCACCTAAAAAGATCTTAGATAAAAGTCTTCCACCAAAT GATGCCTGGGCAATATGCAGGATCTTCAAAAAGACAAGTTCCATGGCACAAAGAGCACTTTCTCACTCATGGGTGTCTTCATTACCTGAACATAAGTCATCTGATCTTTACACCGAGTCTAACCAGCTATCCAACAATCCTGACTCACGACTCTCCTCTCCCAACAGTTTCACAGCTCTTGACAACCCCTCATACACACCCGTGAATATGACCACTTCAATAGTCTCCCCTTTTTCAATCCAACAAACAGATTTTCCTAGAGGTTTCATGTTTTCAACCGTGGATATATCAGGGCCAATCACAACGACCACATCCGATGTTGCTCCCAGCTTGTACAATTTTGATCCCGATGCAAACAAGATCTCTGAAAGTATGGGATTAGGAGGTCCACAACAACTATTTGACACCTTCTCAATGAACTCACCACAGGTTATGCAAGGAAGTATAGACACTACTGAGTGGGTAAAGGTGAGGACTGGTGCATTCCCTTTAAGCTTGCCATCAACTGTCCCTGATGATTGGAATCTTAATATGCCATGGGATTCTCCTACATGTCCTAGCCAGATGTCAACTACATACTCTACAAATGAATGTCACACTTGA